A stretch of DNA from Aspergillus flavus chromosome 3, complete sequence:
CCCTGAAAACCATGGTATCTCGCTGCTTCGTTCCCCAATAGGAAGGCTTCTGTGACTAGGTCAACCATAACTGTTTGGGCCGCTGCAAGGGTCGCAAAACTTGAATTTCCAAGCATAGTTACAGGTCTGAAGCTCTCCCTGACCGGATATCCCCCTGAAATCATTGCTGCAGCACCAAGTCGAAAGAATATGGGTTTTATGATCTCTTGCAATACATCTTCATAGTATGCCATGGTTGAAGTCTGTCGTAGGGTCATAATGAGATGCGCCCCCTGTTCATACAATTGCAGGGCCTCCACGGTGTGGCCCTGGAGCGCCTCGATGCAGATGTAGAGGACGCAGGTTATGAGCGCTACATGCGGGTTGAAGTCGTTATGTGTAACCCTTTGTCGGACGCGTGCCATGGACCGCGAGTACCAGGACACAGCCTTCGTGTGCTCCCCGACCAATTTGTTGTCTTTAAGAACCATGGGAGGACCGATAAAGGGATCCGGATCTTCAAATAGAGCACTTATGGCGATGACGGCGTCCCAAACTGCGGGCTCCGATCGGCATAGTTCCGGGACGATGCCCTTCCAAAACCGATGGTCTAAATAACCGCCAATCGCAGGTCCTGCGCGGTAAAAATAGTACTCGAAAGCGCGTCGCTCCTGCCACTCATGGTTGACGACATCGCAAAGGGCATAGTTACTCCCGATTGACGGCGTCGGCGGACAGGCGATGCGTGTATGAGTTTGATTCACGGCGTATGTGCACCTGCGGCCGGTGCCCTTGCACCGTACACACTGCGGTTTTGTCTCATCACACTTGACTTTACGTGTTCTAATTTCAACGGAGATGGCAGTCAGAACACGCCATTCTAAGACTGTTAAGGAGGCCACATACTTGCACGTCGTACATCCTGTCCTAGACTTAATCTTTGCCGACCACCCGGCCCCGCGATAGTATGCGAAGGCCTCGGCCATTCTCGCTAAGCTGTTGCCCTGTTGTTGGGCGACCAATGTGAAATCCTACCATTATAATGGGTAAACACGGTGTCTGGGCCGGTCAGATGTTCAACGCAGTCACGTTTAAAGATAGCAGAAGCTAGGCTGGATAGAGACTAGCTGCCTGGGTGCCTGATTGACATTGGCCCCTTCGGAACATGACATCATCCTATGTGTCGACTAACCCAAAATAGGGAATTTGAAGCCATAAAAAACTGCCGCCCATATCAACATGGGTGGTTAGGAGTGATGCAAGAAGGTACGGAATATAAGATGGTTGAAAGTGGCGTGGTGTTCAGCATGACTTCTCTAACACCGATTGTCATTGCATTTGAACATCGTTCAGACAGTCAATCCAGTAAGTGCTCGGATGTCATGACCGTCCGTATACACACCAAGAGAGCATACATCTAAGCTGAAATAACCATACCAGCGTGCTGTAGATTCGATCTTCTCTGCACGTCTGTCACGCATAGCAGTACCTGATAGCTACACCCACATCGGCCGGTACACTCGAATGAATGGCAACGAGACACCGTTGAGTCTATCGTTACGTCTCTGGGGTCCATCGTCTTGCTCAATCTCAAAACAAGCCACGGGTGAACTTCACGAGTGGTGGAGGCTTGTACAGGCCCTACGCTACGCCAAGCCAAGATCATCTTGCCACACCAGTCTATTTCGAAGCATTGCGGGAAAACTGCAAATTCATCCGAATCTGTGACCGTTGTATACATCATCTTCAGGTACACCAAGCGCGATAATAGCACCATGGCCAAGGACGACAATGATGGTAATGGGAGCCTCATTGTTGGCATGATCATCCTAGGAGCTGCAGTATGCGTCATGATTTATTGTGGGATTCGACAGATGCTGGAGGACCTTCCACGCTATGTCGTTCGGGACCGGACCCCCGAGCAAATCTCGTACATGCGGGATGTGCGCCAACGGAATCTTCATCAAGCTTGGTGCGACTCTCGGTCCATTTCCGTCGCCACGGACCCCAGACGATAAAGGGCCAGCGCGGGAGACGCAGTAATATTTGGGCGATGTTATGGAGAGGGTTCCGATGATATGCATGGTGACTATCAGTGGCGCTCTATGAGATAACCAGGGGACAATTTCCCACCCATTATATCACCCATCCATTTGTAACAATAGTTGACATGTTGAAAGTTTTTCCATTTCTAGGCAGTCTTGCAGCTTAGATGTGCACAGCAATACCAAAATAGTCTTATGCCCATTGTACGAAGCGTAGCATAGCACCATCCAGTCGACATTCTCTTTCCTATCCACATTCCCGTTGCCTATGCCAACCCAATAGCTCGACACCTGAGCCTTGTCCATTCCAGGTGGTCCTACGGTAGAGCTGTTTTACCAGCGGATTTGAGAAATCGCGCCTATATCGAAAAAATGCCCTACAAAAGGTCTCATGACCAGTTCGAGGGACCCAATCCAGTGGGTGGCCTGCTGGATCCACTTGTATCTTCCCATTCCAGGGGGTGGGAAAGGAGATCTGGGCGATCACCAACGCCGCTAGTGTGAGGCGCTCAGCCCCAGCTGCTGTAcccctcatccttctccacgcCTGGGATCCACTAGATGAGTTCCTCGCACCGTGCCctcctttccagcaatgGTACAGAGTATATTCTGCGGGTGCTGGCTCTGAGTACCCATTCAGGAATATGGACTACACCATGCTAGGAGTTCTAGGCCATGCATACGTACAACTTGCTCTACG
This window harbors:
- a CDS encoding putative C6 finger domain protein; translation: MAEAFAYYRGAGWSAKIKSRTGCTTCKYVASLTVLEWRVLTAISVEIRTRKVKCDETKPQCVRCKGTGRRCTYAVNQTHTRIACPPTPSIGSNYALCDVVNHEWQERRAFEYYFYRAGPAIGGYLDHRFWKGIVPELCRSEPAVWDAVIAISALFEDPDPFIGPPMVLKDNKLVGEHTKAVSWYSRSMARVRQRVTHNDFNPHVALITCVLYICIEALQGHTVEALQLYEQGAHLIMTLRQTSTMAYYEDVLQEIIKPIFFRLGAAAMISGGYPVRESFRPVTMLGNSSFATLAAAQTVMVDLVTEAFLLGNEAARYHGFQGCDSNIESSLKEQQGALTLRLDSWQRAFAHLQDREMGKPPNSSNIGAVSTLLTYHVVASIMTSTCLADNEMVYDAQMDRFREIVKHATSALDAFNVVDSTQPPFTFETGIGLPVFYTAVKCRDRFLRRKALSLLRRAPPVQAFFKCAAWAALAETIIHIEEDLVPVFTESHSRIPSAPTSEDKVLASDSPVSVSYNLPNAPCAHQITSAQVVALQHDRVPLGGLENNRSDSSMCVGHIPDHRRVREFGVFLAEANSSCPANSSDRYSEPTTQSHEQIFLRFTRRRRNGTTAQPRVAECFLPMKYGEC